One Leucobacter muris DNA segment encodes these proteins:
- a CDS encoding methionyl-tRNA formyltransferase, with protein MRIVFAGTPEFAVPSLRAIVDAGHEVVGVVTREDAPLGRKRVLTASPVAAAAQQLGLPLLKANRLDDAATEWVRGLDAELGVIVAYGGLVREPLLSLPAHGWINLHFSELPRWRGAAPVQRALQAGEQRLGVTVFRLVEALDAGEVLSRDSRQFAPGTSAGAALTELAGFGTRALLAAVDALAANPSAGEPQAGEASYAHKLSRDDGRLDLAAPTGRVLAHWAGVTPEPGAFVTHEGQPLKLHAVEWAADRHAAGEPGAVGAVDLIDGRATLRLSDGALVLDRVQPAGKPAMDGAAWLRGRGGKAELS; from the coding sequence ATGCGGATCGTCTTTGCCGGAACCCCCGAGTTCGCCGTGCCCAGCCTGCGCGCCATCGTCGACGCGGGCCACGAGGTGGTCGGCGTCGTCACGCGCGAGGATGCGCCGCTCGGCCGCAAGCGCGTGCTCACGGCCTCGCCCGTCGCGGCGGCGGCGCAGCAGCTCGGCCTTCCGCTGCTGAAGGCCAACCGGCTCGACGACGCGGCGACCGAGTGGGTGCGCGGGCTCGACGCCGAGCTGGGGGTGATCGTCGCCTACGGCGGGCTGGTGCGGGAGCCGTTGCTCAGCCTCCCGGCGCACGGCTGGATCAACCTGCACTTCTCGGAGCTGCCGCGCTGGCGCGGCGCCGCTCCCGTGCAGCGCGCGCTGCAGGCGGGGGAGCAGCGGCTCGGCGTCACGGTGTTCCGCCTGGTGGAGGCGCTCGACGCGGGCGAGGTGCTCAGCCGGGATTCGCGCCAGTTCGCGCCGGGCACCTCGGCGGGTGCGGCGCTGACGGAACTCGCCGGCTTCGGCACTCGCGCGCTGCTCGCCGCGGTCGACGCGCTCGCCGCGAATCCGTCCGCGGGGGAGCCCCAGGCGGGAGAGGCGAGCTATGCCCACAAGCTCTCCCGCGACGACGGCCGCCTCGACCTCGCGGCCCCGACGGGCCGCGTGCTCGCGCACTGGGCGGGCGTCACACCCGAGCCGGGCGCGTTCGTGACGCACGAGGGCCAGCCGCTGAAACTGCACGCCGTCGAGTGGGCCGCGGATCGCCACGCGGCGGGAGAGCCCGGCGCCGTCGGCGCCGTCGACCTCATCGACGGCCGCGCGACCCTGCGGCTCTCCGACGGCGCGCTCGTGCTCGATCGCGTGCAGCCGGCGGGCAAACCGGCGATGGACGGCGCGGCCTGGCTGCGCGGTCGCGGCGGGAAGGCGGAGCTGTCGTGA
- a CDS encoding acyl-CoA thioesterase, translating to MARVHVDLELRWGDQDAYGHVNNVAYARYLEEARVRVFFTGSAREQTGMEGYFRGDRPDGPKMLVANQQIEFLGVLEYAPRPLGIELWVGKLGGSSLELHYEVFDGSAEERRVVARAITTVVIVDGATMRPMRLSEEGRAAVEPWTDDPLQLRRG from the coding sequence GTGGCACGCGTGCACGTCGATCTCGAACTGCGCTGGGGCGACCAGGACGCCTACGGCCACGTCAACAACGTCGCCTACGCGCGATACCTGGAGGAGGCGCGCGTGCGCGTCTTCTTCACCGGCTCGGCTCGTGAGCAGACCGGCATGGAGGGCTACTTCCGCGGGGACCGTCCCGACGGTCCGAAGATGCTGGTCGCGAACCAGCAGATCGAGTTCCTCGGCGTGCTCGAGTACGCGCCGCGCCCGCTCGGCATCGAGCTGTGGGTCGGCAAGCTCGGCGGATCGAGCCTCGAACTCCACTACGAGGTGTTCGACGGCTCGGCCGAGGAGCGCAGGGTCGTGGCCCGGGCCATCACCACGGTCGTGATCGTCGACGGCGCCACGATGCGGCCCATGCGGCTGTCTGAGGAGGGGCGCGCGGCGGTCGAGCCGTGGACCGACGACCCGCTGCAGCTGCGCCGAGGCTGA
- the rpoZ gene encoding DNA-directed RNA polymerase subunit omega — protein sequence MANPNGIIDPPIDDLLEKVDSKYALVIFASQRARQINDYYTDLHDGNLFDNVGPLVDSSVGDKPLSIALHEIVEGKIVMNRRAESAAETLDEASADAALSVEQALETIDPAAE from the coding sequence ATGGCCAACCCCAACGGCATCATCGATCCGCCCATCGACGATCTGCTCGAGAAGGTGGATTCGAAGTATGCTCTGGTGATCTTCGCCTCGCAGCGCGCCCGCCAGATCAACGACTACTACACGGATCTGCACGACGGCAACCTGTTCGACAACGTGGGCCCGCTCGTCGACTCGTCGGTCGGCGACAAGCCGCTGTCGATCGCGCTGCACGAGATCGTCGAGGGCAAGATCGTCATGAACCGGCGCGCGGAGAGCGCTGCTGAGACGCTCGACGAGGCCTCGGCCGACGCCGCCCTCTCGGTGGAGCAGGCGCTCGAGACCATCGACCCCGCAGCCGAGTAA
- the ettA gene encoding energy-dependent translational throttle protein EttA, protein MAEYIYQMVRARKAHGDKVILDDVTMAFLPGAKIGVVGPNGAGKSTILKIMAGLDTPSNGEAILTPGYSVGILMQEPELDEDKTVLENVQQGVAEIKGKLDRFNEISAEMADPDADYDKLLPEMGELQEAIDAVDGWDLDNQLEQAMDALRCPPSDAIVKNLSGGEKRRVALCKLLLEKPDLLLLDEPTNHLDAESVLWLEQHLAKYPGAVMAVTHDRYFLDHVATWICEVDRGRLYPYEGNYSTYLEQKAARLEVQGKKDQKLQKRLKEELEWVRSNAKGRQAKSKARLARYEEMAAEAERTRKLDFEEIQIPAGPRLGNLVLEAKNLNKGFEGRTLIDGLSFSLPRNGIVGIIGPNGVGKTTLFKTIVGIEPLDGGELKIGETVELSYVDQTRGGIDPKKTVWEVVSDGLDYIQVGKTEIPSRAYVSTFGFKGPDQQKPAGVLSGGEHNRLNLALTLKQGGNVLLLDEPTNDLDVETLTSLENALLEFPGCAVVITHDRWFLDRIATHILAYEGTEENPANWYWFEGNFEAYEANKIERLGADAAKPSRVTYRKLTRD, encoded by the coding sequence ATGGCTGAGTACATTTACCAGATGGTCCGCGCGCGCAAGGCGCACGGCGACAAGGTGATCCTCGACGACGTGACCATGGCGTTCCTGCCTGGCGCGAAGATCGGCGTGGTGGGCCCGAACGGCGCCGGCAAGTCCACGATCCTCAAGATCATGGCGGGGCTCGACACCCCCTCGAACGGCGAGGCCATCCTCACCCCCGGCTACTCCGTCGGCATCCTCATGCAGGAGCCCGAGCTCGACGAAGACAAGACCGTGCTCGAGAACGTGCAGCAGGGCGTCGCCGAGATCAAGGGCAAGCTCGACCGCTTCAACGAGATCTCGGCCGAGATGGCCGACCCCGACGCCGACTACGACAAGCTGCTGCCCGAAATGGGTGAGCTGCAGGAGGCCATCGACGCGGTCGACGGCTGGGACCTCGACAACCAGCTCGAGCAGGCGATGGACGCGCTGCGCTGCCCGCCCTCCGACGCGATCGTCAAGAACCTCTCGGGCGGCGAGAAGCGCCGCGTGGCGCTCTGCAAGCTGCTGCTCGAGAAGCCCGATCTGCTGCTGCTCGACGAGCCCACCAACCACCTCGACGCCGAGAGCGTGCTCTGGCTCGAGCAGCACCTCGCGAAGTACCCGGGCGCGGTCATGGCCGTCACCCACGATCGGTACTTCCTCGACCACGTCGCCACCTGGATCTGCGAGGTCGACCGCGGCCGCCTCTACCCGTACGAGGGCAACTACTCGACGTATCTCGAGCAGAAGGCCGCACGCCTCGAGGTGCAGGGCAAGAAGGATCAGAAGCTCCAGAAGCGCCTCAAAGAGGAGCTCGAGTGGGTGCGGTCGAACGCGAAGGGCCGCCAGGCCAAGTCGAAGGCGCGCCTCGCCCGCTACGAGGAGATGGCCGCCGAGGCCGAGCGCACGCGCAAGCTCGACTTCGAGGAGATCCAGATCCCGGCCGGCCCGCGCCTCGGCAATCTGGTGCTCGAGGCGAAGAACCTCAACAAGGGTTTCGAGGGCCGCACGCTCATCGACGGCCTGAGCTTCTCGCTGCCGCGCAACGGCATCGTCGGCATCATCGGCCCGAACGGCGTCGGCAAGACCACCCTCTTCAAGACGATCGTCGGCATCGAGCCGCTCGACGGCGGCGAGCTGAAGATCGGCGAGACCGTCGAACTCAGCTACGTCGACCAGACCCGCGGCGGCATCGATCCCAAGAAGACAGTGTGGGAGGTCGTCTCGGACGGGCTCGACTACATCCAGGTCGGCAAGACCGAGATCCCGTCGCGCGCCTACGTCTCGACCTTCGGCTTCAAGGGTCCCGACCAGCAGAAGCCCGCGGGCGTGCTCTCGGGCGGTGAGCACAACCGACTGAACCTCGCGCTCACGCTCAAGCAGGGCGGCAACGTGCTGCTGCTCGACGAGCCGACGAACGACCTCGACGTCGAGACCCTGACGAGCCTCGAGAACGCGCTGCTCGAGTTCCCCGGCTGCGCGGTGGTCATCACGCACGACCGGTGGTTCCTCGACCGCATCGCCACGCACATCCTCGCCTACGAGGGCACCGAGGAGAACCCGGCGAACTGGTACTGGTTCGAGGGCAACTTCGAGGCCTACGAGGCCAACAAGATCGAGCGCCTGGGCGCCGACGCGGCGAAGCCGTCGCGCGTCACCTATCGCAAGCTGACCCGCGACTAG
- the metK gene encoding methionine adenosyltransferase has translation MSLRQFTSESVTEGHPDKICDRISDSILDAMLEQDPGARVAVETLVTTGLVHVAGEVSTSGYVEIPQIVRDAVRDIGYTSSEMGFDAASCGVSVSIGQQSPDIAGGVDSSLEVRSGEVAVESDDLSRQGAGDQGIMFGFATDETPELHPLPSWIAHRLAERLTEVRKSGVLPELRPDGKTQVTIGYDGDRAASIEAVVVSTQHHAGISQPALRDAVEREVIRPVLERVDLASGGAELFINPAGPFVIGGPMGDAGLTGRKIIIDTYGGASRHGGGAFSGKDPSKVDRSAAYAMRWVAKHVVRAGLAKRAELQVAYAIGRAHPVGLYVETFGTETVPRERIEAAVREVFDLRPLAIIRDLELLRPVYARTSTYGHFGRELPEFTWEATPRVAELRAAAGL, from the coding sequence GTGAGCCTGCGCCAGTTCACCTCCGAGTCCGTCACCGAGGGTCACCCCGACAAGATCTGCGACCGCATCTCCGATTCGATCCTCGACGCGATGCTCGAACAGGATCCGGGCGCGCGCGTGGCCGTCGAGACGCTCGTCACCACGGGCCTCGTGCACGTCGCCGGCGAGGTATCGACCAGCGGATACGTCGAGATCCCGCAGATCGTGCGAGACGCCGTGCGCGATATCGGCTACACGAGCTCCGAGATGGGCTTCGACGCCGCGTCCTGCGGCGTCTCGGTGTCGATCGGCCAGCAGTCGCCCGACATCGCGGGCGGCGTCGACTCGTCGCTCGAGGTGCGCAGCGGCGAGGTCGCCGTCGAGAGCGACGACCTGAGCCGGCAGGGCGCCGGAGACCAGGGCATCATGTTCGGCTTCGCCACCGACGAGACGCCCGAGCTGCACCCCCTGCCGAGCTGGATAGCCCACCGCCTGGCCGAGCGCCTCACCGAGGTGCGCAAGAGCGGGGTGCTGCCCGAGCTGCGCCCCGACGGCAAGACCCAGGTCACCATCGGGTACGACGGCGACCGCGCCGCCAGCATCGAGGCCGTGGTCGTCTCCACACAGCATCACGCGGGCATCTCGCAGCCGGCCCTGCGCGACGCCGTCGAGCGCGAGGTGATCCGTCCGGTGCTCGAGCGCGTCGACCTCGCGAGCGGCGGCGCCGAGCTGTTCATCAACCCGGCAGGCCCCTTCGTGATCGGCGGGCCCATGGGCGACGCGGGTCTCACGGGCCGCAAGATCATCATCGACACCTACGGCGGGGCGAGCCGCCACGGCGGCGGTGCGTTCAGCGGAAAAGACCCGTCGAAGGTCGACCGTTCCGCCGCCTACGCGATGCGCTGGGTCGCCAAGCACGTGGTGCGCGCCGGTCTCGCGAAGCGCGCCGAGCTGCAGGTGGCCTACGCGATCGGCCGTGCCCACCCGGTCGGCCTGTACGTCGAGACGTTCGGCACCGAGACCGTGCCGCGCGAGCGCATCGAAGCGGCCGTGCGCGAGGTGTTCGACCTGCGTCCGCTCGCGATCATCCGCGACCTCGAACTGCTGCGGCCCGTCTACGCGAGAACCAGCACCTACGGTCACTTCGGGCGCGAGCTGCCCGAGTTCACGTGGGAGGCCACGCCGCGGGTCGCCGAACTGCGGGCCGCCGCCGGGCTGTAG
- a CDS encoding primosomal protein N' family DNA-binding protein, whose amino-acid sequence MATVGGGEAAAAPEVRGAAFQRAEAANGRPVARVLLDSALPQLDHLFDYAVPPELAEQLRVGQRVRVPFRSKDRRSFGYLIEFAERSDFGGELSAIADIVTPVPQLTPEVWRLARAVADRAGGSAGDILRLAIPTRQVRVEKKHLAAAAAASVEHGRDAGSDIENTAPDEPPAPPVASDADAAPSPETAVAAIPDAASMADDPAGAAGTEAVPAMGGQPQASPERRIAETLVAGARLALTSSHGPERLHTGEWVGGWAAQLARLAIAVHALGRSAILVAPDYRDLDQLRDALDALGHPDVVRVDSRQSNAERYAAFLRALDPEPRIVLGNRSAVYAPAHRLGAIIMWDDGDPVLAEPLTPYVHARDAALVRAGQSGAGLFFAAHARSSEVQRLVDIGYVRAQQNPPRRARIVHADASMTPDAFAGRVPEFAARTIREGLRSGPVLVQVATPGYAPVAVCGECGDLARCNACGGPVGFRVVGRASCRWCGEHAEGWRCPTCDGRRLEECGMGSARTVEQFERQFEGARVILSDGEHARESVDARPALVVATRGAEPLAAGGYRAVVLLDAERLLSLETLRAGEDCLRWWENAAALTAPDGICLMASGGGPVVRAFVTGRTEEWLRGELRDRHALRYPPAVRVASVSGGPEEVERALQQLAGLPGVDHLGPTPIPPGGAAKTPPGLVRAIVRFDYGQGAEVASRLRGALVADAAGSSSRTRGRAPGRARPEALRLRFDDRGVFDG is encoded by the coding sequence GTGGCCACGGTCGGCGGAGGCGAAGCGGCCGCGGCGCCGGAGGTGCGCGGCGCCGCGTTCCAGCGCGCCGAGGCGGCGAACGGTCGCCCGGTCGCGCGGGTGCTGCTCGACTCGGCCCTGCCGCAGCTCGATCACCTCTTCGACTACGCCGTGCCCCCCGAACTCGCCGAGCAGCTGCGCGTCGGGCAGCGGGTGCGCGTGCCGTTCAGATCGAAGGACCGCCGCAGCTTCGGCTACCTGATCGAGTTCGCCGAGCGCAGCGACTTCGGGGGAGAGCTCTCGGCGATCGCCGACATCGTCACCCCGGTGCCCCAGCTGACCCCCGAGGTGTGGCGCCTCGCGCGCGCCGTCGCCGACCGGGCGGGCGGGTCGGCGGGCGACATCCTGCGGCTCGCGATCCCCACCCGCCAGGTGCGCGTCGAGAAGAAGCACCTCGCCGCCGCGGCTGCGGCGTCGGTCGAGCACGGACGGGACGCCGGGTCCGACATCGAGAACACCGCTCCGGATGAGCCCCCGGCGCCCCCCGTCGCCAGCGACGCCGACGCCGCTCCGAGCCCCGAGACAGCCGTCGCTGCGATCCCCGACGCCGCCTCCATGGCGGACGACCCCGCGGGGGCCGCCGGCACCGAGGCCGTGCCCGCGATGGGTGGCCAGCCCCAAGCGTCCCCCGAGCGCCGGATCGCCGAGACGCTCGTCGCGGGTGCGCGTCTCGCGCTCACCTCCTCGCACGGCCCCGAACGCCTGCACACCGGGGAGTGGGTGGGCGGCTGGGCCGCCCAGCTCGCGAGGCTCGCGATCGCGGTGCACGCGCTCGGGCGCAGCGCGATCCTCGTCGCTCCCGACTACCGAGACCTCGACCAGCTGCGCGATGCGCTCGACGCCCTCGGACACCCCGACGTGGTGCGCGTCGACTCGCGGCAGTCGAACGCCGAACGATACGCCGCATTCCTGCGAGCGCTCGACCCCGAGCCCCGCATCGTGCTCGGCAATCGCTCCGCCGTCTACGCGCCCGCGCACCGGCTCGGCGCGATCATCATGTGGGACGACGGCGATCCCGTGCTCGCCGAGCCCCTCACACCGTACGTGCACGCCCGCGACGCCGCCCTGGTGCGCGCCGGGCAGTCGGGCGCCGGGCTCTTCTTCGCCGCCCACGCCCGCAGCTCCGAAGTGCAGCGGCTGGTCGATATCGGGTACGTGCGCGCCCAGCAGAACCCGCCGCGCCGCGCCCGCATCGTGCACGCCGACGCCTCGATGACCCCCGACGCCTTCGCGGGACGGGTGCCCGAGTTCGCCGCGCGCACCATCCGCGAGGGGCTGCGCAGCGGCCCGGTGCTCGTGCAGGTCGCCACGCCCGGCTACGCCCCGGTCGCCGTGTGCGGCGAGTGCGGCGATCTCGCGCGCTGCAACGCGTGCGGCGGTCCGGTCGGCTTCCGGGTCGTGGGGCGGGCGTCGTGCCGCTGGTGCGGCGAGCACGCCGAGGGCTGGCGGTGCCCCACCTGCGACGGCCGACGCCTCGAAGAGTGCGGCATGGGGTCGGCGCGCACGGTCGAGCAGTTCGAGCGGCAGTTCGAGGGCGCACGCGTGATCCTGAGCGACGGCGAGCACGCGCGGGAGAGCGTCGACGCGCGGCCCGCGCTCGTCGTGGCGACGCGCGGCGCCGAACCGCTCGCGGCAGGCGGGTACCGGGCGGTCGTGCTGCTCGACGCCGAGCGGCTGCTGAGCCTCGAGACGCTGCGCGCCGGTGAGGACTGCCTGCGCTGGTGGGAGAACGCAGCCGCACTCACCGCGCCCGACGGTATCTGCCTCATGGCCTCGGGGGGCGGCCCCGTCGTGCGGGCCTTCGTCACGGGCCGCACCGAGGAGTGGCTGCGGGGGGAGCTTCGCGACCGCCACGCTCTGCGCTATCCGCCTGCGGTGCGGGTGGCCAGCGTCAGCGGCGGCCCCGAAGAGGTCGAGCGGGCGCTGCAGCAGCTCGCCGGGCTGCCCGGCGTCGACCACCTGGGTCCCACGCCGATTCCGCCGGGCGGCGCGGCGAAGACCCCGCCCGGGCTGGTGCGCGCGATCGTGCGTTTCGACTACGGGCAGGGCGCCGAGGTCGCGAGTCGACTGCGCGGGGCCCTCGTGGCCGACGCCGCGGGCTCCTCCTCGCGCACCCGAGGCCGCGCGCCGGGGCGTGCGCGGCCCGAGGCGCTGCGGCTGCGCTTCGACGACCGCGGCGTCTTCGACGGATAG
- a CDS encoding MFS transporter, producing MSTAQHPPAPTGVPGQPVAPGSGMRVFLHLLVNTAVANLTTNFLWFALVFWVFIETRSILATGVLGGAYMLIIALSSMYFGSLVDRFRKLRVMRLSAWISLVAFLIACTMFFALGERPLLDLAAPWFWVFAVVVLVGCVVELLRNLALSTTVTLLVPTERHANANGLVGTVQGLAFIATSVFSGLSVGLLGMGPTMLISAVCTAVPLVHLHLIRVSEPEIVHDPERKAIDFRGGFLAVLAVPGLLALIIFTTFNNLTGGVFMALLDPYGLTLFPVEMWGIWFGVASTGFVVGGAVVAKWGLGKNPIRTMLVLVACTGVLGGLFTLREWGWLFVAGIWLFMAVMPAIEAAEQTVIQRVVPFEKQGRVFGFAMTFEAATAPITSFLIAPIAEFWIVPYMETSDGRATWGWLLGDGDARGIALIFLCAGLVSILLAVGASLTRSYRLLSRSYVESPEAPPHLESAETGEAADPQAPDPAAPSAAPGASDGKQHGRDHSQVTRGSSPEKST from the coding sequence ATGAGCACCGCGCAGCACCCGCCCGCACCGACCGGCGTCCCCGGGCAGCCCGTCGCGCCCGGGTCGGGCATGCGGGTGTTCCTGCACCTGCTGGTGAACACGGCGGTCGCGAACCTCACCACCAACTTCCTGTGGTTCGCGCTCGTGTTCTGGGTGTTCATCGAGACCCGCAGCATCCTCGCCACCGGCGTTCTGGGCGGCGCGTACATGCTCATCATCGCGCTCAGCTCGATGTACTTCGGCAGTCTCGTGGATCGCTTCCGCAAACTGCGCGTCATGCGTCTCTCGGCCTGGATCTCCCTCGTCGCGTTCCTCATCGCCTGCACCATGTTCTTCGCGCTGGGCGAGCGGCCCCTGCTCGATCTCGCCGCACCCTGGTTCTGGGTGTTCGCTGTCGTCGTGCTCGTCGGCTGCGTCGTCGAGCTGCTGCGCAACCTGGCGCTCTCCACCACGGTGACGCTGCTGGTGCCGACCGAGCGCCACGCGAACGCGAACGGGCTCGTCGGCACGGTGCAGGGGCTCGCGTTCATCGCGACGAGCGTGTTCAGCGGTCTCTCGGTGGGGCTGCTCGGCATGGGGCCCACGATGCTCATCTCGGCGGTGTGCACCGCCGTGCCGCTGGTGCACCTGCACCTGATCCGCGTCTCCGAGCCCGAGATCGTGCACGACCCCGAACGCAAGGCCATCGACTTCCGGGGCGGCTTCCTGGCGGTGCTGGCCGTGCCCGGGCTGCTCGCCCTCATCATCTTCACCACCTTCAACAACCTCACCGGCGGAGTGTTCATGGCGCTGCTCGACCCCTACGGGTTGACGCTGTTCCCCGTCGAGATGTGGGGCATCTGGTTCGGAGTGGCGTCGACGGGCTTCGTGGTCGGAGGCGCGGTCGTCGCGAAGTGGGGCCTCGGCAAGAACCCGATCCGCACCATGCTCGTCCTCGTGGCCTGCACCGGGGTGCTCGGCGGCCTCTTCACGCTGCGGGAGTGGGGCTGGCTGTTCGTCGCGGGCATCTGGCTGTTCATGGCGGTGATGCCCGCGATCGAGGCGGCCGAGCAGACGGTGATCCAGCGGGTCGTGCCCTTCGAGAAGCAGGGCCGCGTCTTCGGCTTCGCCATGACCTTCGAGGCCGCCACCGCCCCTATCACGTCGTTCCTCATCGCGCCCATCGCCGAGTTCTGGATCGTGCCCTACATGGAGACCTCCGACGGGCGGGCGACCTGGGGGTGGCTGCTCGGAGACGGAGATGCGCGCGGCATCGCACTCATCTTCCTCTGCGCGGGTCTGGTCTCGATCCTGCTCGCCGTGGGCGCGTCGCTCACGCGCTCCTACCGGTTGCTGTCGCGCAGCTACGTCGAGTCTCCGGAGGCGCCTCCGCACCTCGAATCCGCAGAGACCGGGGAAGCTGCAGATCCGCAGGCGCCCGATCCGGCTGCACCGAGCGCCGCTCCGGGCGCGTCAGACGGGAAGCAGCACGGGCGCGATCACTCCCAGGTGACGCGGGGGTCGTCACCTGAGAAGTCGACGTAG
- a CDS encoding acyl-CoA thioesterase, with protein MTAFPDLLAMLSVLDSGARTREDILTGPAFPTPHGRSFGGQVLGQAIAAAGTTVADDRLLHSMHGYFLRPGESEERMTFEVARLHDGRSFSTRRVQAYQDGEVLMSMISSFQEDDPGLEHQEPVSLDGLPEPESLPSVWEKYGHLSGSGRASWILGRPFDFRYLESDVVLDVAERVSRQRVWMRSRDTFEATHLLQCAALAFASDYLLLEPIARRHGIPWATPGMRAASLDHAMWFHRPFRVDDWLLYELDSPTSQGGRGLAHGRFYDREGRLVASVSQESMIRLPDAG; from the coding sequence ATGACCGCCTTCCCAGATCTGCTCGCCATGCTCTCGGTGCTCGACTCGGGCGCGCGCACCCGCGAGGACATCCTCACCGGGCCGGCCTTCCCCACGCCGCACGGGCGCTCCTTCGGCGGGCAGGTGCTCGGCCAGGCCATCGCCGCGGCGGGCACGACCGTGGCCGACGACCGTCTGCTCCACTCCATGCACGGCTACTTCCTGCGCCCGGGCGAGAGCGAGGAGCGCATGACCTTCGAGGTGGCGCGCCTGCACGACGGCCGTTCGTTCTCCACCCGCCGCGTGCAGGCCTACCAGGACGGCGAGGTGCTCATGTCGATGATCTCGTCCTTCCAAGAGGACGATCCCGGCCTCGAGCACCAGGAGCCGGTGAGCCTCGACGGTCTGCCCGAGCCCGAATCGCTGCCGAGCGTGTGGGAGAAGTACGGTCACCTGAGCGGCAGCGGCCGCGCCTCGTGGATCCTGGGCCGGCCGTTCGACTTCCGCTATCTCGAGTCCGACGTCGTGCTCGACGTCGCCGAGCGCGTCAGCCGCCAGCGCGTCTGGATGCGCAGCCGGGACACCTTCGAGGCGACCCACCTGCTGCAGTGCGCGGCTCTCGCCTTTGCGAGCGACTATCTGCTGCTCGAGCCCATCGCTCGCAGGCACGGGATCCCGTGGGCCACCCCCGGCATGCGCGCCGCGAGCCTCGACCACGCGATGTGGTTCCACCGGCCGTTCCGCGTCGACGACTGGCTGCTCTACGAACTCGACTCCCCCACCTCGCAGGGCGGTCGCGGGCTCGCCCACGGGCGGTTCTACGACCGCGAAGGGCGGCTCGTCGCGAGCGTGTCGCAGGAGAGCATGATCCGCCTGCCCGACGCGGGCTGA
- a CDS encoding transcription antitermination factor NusB: protein MSRHASQGRGPRGSRSGARGQSQRNDRQRRDRSPVDTRGSSSARISPARLVAYDVLRDVEDRDAYANLALPARIRDARLDGRDAALATELVSGALRWRGRYDRIIELAADREASRIDSRTLNVLRLGAHQLLAMRTADHAAVNESVELQRRVGNPAAAGFVNGVLRAIGRASNEDWDDRIAASADGADERLAAQASHPGWVLRALRDALRAEGREAELGELLAADNASPRVSLALLPGADIDAEAAEALSSDVERAEAVLTATGPSPLGLELAGGDPARAIAALDLPRGVARVQDQGSQLAALALSRAREPRAGERWLDLCAGPGGKTAVLAAEAALAGSELRANEVSEHRAELVRRSVEAHADEVEVVSHDGRDDEAYGGAQARFDRILVDAPCSGLGALRRRPEARWRKRPSDLPELTSLQGELLDAAVAHLAPGGLLAYVTCSPHLAETRVAVDRLLRRHPDLRELDARAVLQRVARIPLDLAGDRLSAQLWPHRDGTDAMFVSLIERPA, encoded by the coding sequence GTGAGCCGCCACGCATCGCAGGGGCGCGGGCCGCGCGGATCCCGGTCAGGCGCGCGGGGGCAGTCCCAGCGCAACGACCGGCAGCGGCGGGATCGCAGTCCGGTCGACACCCGAGGGTCGTCCTCCGCGCGCATCAGCCCCGCCCGTCTCGTCGCCTACGACGTGCTGCGCGACGTCGAGGATCGCGACGCCTACGCCAACCTCGCCCTGCCGGCCCGCATCCGCGACGCGCGCCTCGACGGTCGCGATGCCGCCCTCGCCACCGAACTCGTATCGGGCGCTCTGCGCTGGCGCGGCCGCTACGACCGCATCATCGAGCTGGCGGCCGACCGCGAGGCGTCGCGCATCGACTCGCGCACCCTCAACGTGCTGCGGCTCGGTGCGCACCAGCTGCTCGCGATGCGCACCGCGGATCACGCGGCCGTCAACGAGAGCGTCGAGCTGCAGCGCCGCGTCGGCAACCCGGCGGCCGCGGGTTTCGTGAACGGCGTGCTGCGGGCGATCGGACGCGCCTCGAACGAGGACTGGGACGATCGGATCGCGGCCTCGGCGGACGGCGCCGACGAGAGGCTCGCCGCGCAGGCCTCGCATCCCGGCTGGGTGCTGCGGGCACTGCGCGACGCGTTGCGGGCCGAGGGCCGGGAGGCCGAGCTCGGCGAACTGCTCGCCGCCGACAACGCCTCGCCGCGGGTGAGTCTCGCGCTGCTGCCGGGTGCCGACATCGATGCCGAGGCCGCCGAGGCTCTCAGCAGCGATGTGGAGCGCGCAGAGGCCGTGCTGACCGCCACCGGCCCGTCGCCGCTGGGCCTGGAGCTCGCCGGCGGCGATCCCGCTCGTGCAATCGCGGCGCTCGATCTTCCGCGCGGCGTCGCACGGGTGCAGGATCAGGGCTCGCAGCTCGCCGCACTCGCCCTCAGCCGGGCCCGCGAGCCGAGGGCGGGGGAGCGCTGGCTCGATCTCTGCGCCGGCCCCGGAGGCAAGACCGCGGTGCTCGCGGCCGAGGCGGCGCTCGCAGGCTCCGAACTGCGAGCCAACGAGGTGTCGGAGCACCGGGCCGAGCTCGTGCGCCGCTCGGTCGAGGCCCACGCCGATGAGGTCGAGGTGGTGAGCCACGACGGGCGCGACGACGAGGCGTACGGCGGAGCGCAGGCCCGCTTCGACCGCATCCTGGTCGATGCTCCGTGCTCGGGCCTCGGGGCGCTGCGCCGGCGGCCCGAGGCGCGGTGGCGCAAGCGGCCCTCCGACCTGCCCGAGCTCACGTCGCTGCAGGGCGAGTTGCTCGACGCGGCCGTGGCGCACCTCGCCCCGGGCGGGTTGCTGGCGTACGTGACCTGCTCGCCGCACCTCGCCGAGACGCGGGTCGCCGTCGACCGGCTGCTGCGGCGTCACCCCGATCTGCGCGAGCTCGACGCCCGCGCGGTGCTGCAGCGTGTCGCCCGCATTCCCCTCGATCTGGCGGGCGACCGGCTCAGCGCGCAGCTCTGGCCCCACCGCGATGGCACCGACGCGATGTTCGTGTCGCTCATCGAGCGTCCCGCCTGA